The Danio rerio strain Tuebingen ecotype United States chromosome 20, GRCz12tu, whole genome shotgun sequence genome contains the following window.
taagATAACTGtggagacttttgaagatagaGGACAGACTAATGGTTGCTGTTTTGCGTTATCCGGAGCTCTATGACTCACCAATTATAAATGTcacaatattgttaaatattaaaaatataacaatataaacagCAACATTCGTGTACAAtatgcagctgattcagtcgttgcctagcgacataaaaagCGCAACGCGGCAGTGTGGTACGCCTCGTGTTTTCAGAACGGAATATTGCGTTCAGTGTGATTGACCccttagaatgctcatcagccaatcagaatcgagcaTTCAGCAGACACATGgtgaaatatattacatttaaagcaacacatttttgttgtatttatttatttatttttttcttttaggaaCAAAGAATGTAAAGGTTCTGAAAATAAACCTACCTCAAAATAACGGCACAccttagaatgctcatcagccaattagaatcaagcattcaacacaTCCGTGGTAAAATATtcgttttgaaaatgtttttgattcacttcaaatgttgacttttttcaaatatatataaatatatattagtcaagcctgaaattattcatgcATTAGTTGAGAGCAAATGTTGCCCTCTTGTGCACTTTATTAAGTGATATTTAACCGATtatggaatttttcacagtatttccagtaatattttttcctctatttttaaaagccattttaagcttaatattattcgcccccttaagcaatatttgttttggatagtctacagaacaaaccactgctatacaatgacttgcctaattaccctaactttaccctaattaccctagttaagcctttaaatgtcactttaagctgaatactagtgtcttgaagaatatctggtcaaatattatgtgctgtcatcatgacaaagacaattcgtttttatttatacatacatatatatatatatatatatacatacatatatcacacacacacattttaatattGCATTTGCGATCTCACCTGTAAAACtcctctctctctcgctcatCCAGCTCAGTAATGATGTAGGTGAGAGTGCGCTCAATTCTGGGAATAATCACTGCGAGGACAAAACACAAGAGTCACATTAGTACCTGTTCTTAAAGCTGTATGaagcttcatatatatatatatatatatatatatatatatatatatatatatatatatatatatatatatatatatatatgtgtttgtgtgtgtgtgtgtgtgtgtgtgtgtgtgtgtgtgtgtgtgtgtgtgagtgagtgagatcTCACCATGCTCGATGGCATTCACACGCCGGTTCGTGATCTTTATAGCCTCGTCCAGAGTCACAAAAGAGGTCTGTAGGAGAATTAATTACAGCACATATTGACTGAAATTTTgctacaccaaaaaaaaaaacttttatttcaacAACTTATGGCAAGCCCCTCAGATTTTATGCACCTGTCCTGTGTAATTTGATACCACAATCTGTTAGAGAACGTGtatcttttaaattattttaagaaatgGCTTCTTAATAATCAAAAATGCGATGCAAATCTCACTATTTTTACCTCAAACTAACGGCACACCTTagaatcagaatcaagcattcagcaaACCCGTGGTGAAATATCATAATGTTTATCACAATAcatgttttgttgtatttattattgtattttttagcaACAGAGAAcgtaaaggttctggaaataaacTGTCCTCAAAATAACGACACGCCTTAttatgctcatcagccaatcaaaatcaagcattcaacagccctgcactataataatagttaaaatagtGATCAGTTTCTTGCACATACTGATCTTTTTCCCTCAATGTATTAAAGGAGCTATGGGTATTTAATTAGTTTAGCTTAATTTAGCTAATCACctactaattatttaattatttaactaatCACCACAGCTTCGGTTAATAGAACTATTTAATGCTCTACAACAGAAAAATTGTCACGTTCATCTTGCATTGTCTGAGGTTTAAGTAAATTAACCTCACATTTTCACCTATTCCCTTAAATACAGTCATTTTTTCGGATCTTTTGCATGAATGGACTATTTATTAGCTCATTTTTCTGTATGTAAAAAGTTTTATTGTATTGCCAAATACGTTTGTATTTGCAGTTTGTGAACCTATAGCATCACCACAAACATCACCGAAAAATTacaaaatgaatacataaataactgaaatcatttaGCGTAGTAAATATGTAGCTGCAATGACCTCAAAActtgccggaactactttacatgtgtgtttatttgaaaataaCGGCACGCCTTAGAAtgcaaatcagccaatcagaatcaagcatggtaaaatatgtttaaagcaacacatttttttttttttggtatttatttatttattttaggaacAGAGAATGTAAATGTTCTGGAAAAAACCTGCCTCAAAACAATGACACACAtgagaatgctcatcagccaatcagattcaagcatGGTTATAATATGCACAAAGCGATAGTGACCTGCAGTGAGGCGAGCTCCACCAGCAGCTCCACAGCTTTAGCGTAGTTCCTCTTGAGTCGAGACAGCTGTTCTCCACCTCTGGCCAGACCCGTCAGCTCATAACCTGCACAGAGCAAAATACCCCTGTAATGATATGATCTCCAGTATCTCTATTTGCTTTTAAACATGAAGAGAAGAGGACTCTTACTGTCTCCTCCCTCCTGATAATGCTCAAACACTGGCAGAGTCACTCCTGACAACAAACAGACAACGCTCATTTAGACATGCTGatattcaatatatcatgatCATGCAGGATAgtgataaaaattttttttttaaaaattaaaaaaaaaaaaatatatatatatatatatatatatatatatatatatatatatatatatatatatatatatataatattttttaaaaaagttatcaaaaaaaattatcatattaATAAATCTAACCTGCAACGTTGTCTTTTTTTGCTCTGACCTTCACCTGGGCCTTGTTCACATTCTGAATGACTGTAGTACTGATGTACAAAACGCAAACACATCTGATGAGATCTGCATTTTTTCAGCAGCAGCTACAGTATTGCTgcatgatattttttatttacctgaAGTCACCAGCAGCAAATTTAGCTTCAGCTAATGAAAAGGCAGCTTCTCTCATCACCTCTCCCATCAGCGTCTTAGTCTGCAAGATGAAAAAAGACATTAaaaccatgatgacagcacataataatcgactagatattcttcaagataccactattcagcttaaagtgacatttaaaggcttaactagggtaattagggtaaagttagggtaattaggcaagtcattgtataacagtgggcTGTTCTGTcgactatccaaaacaaatattgaccttaaaatgggttttaaaaattaagaactgcttttattctagccaatataaaacaaacaagactttctccagaagaaaaaaaaattataggaaatactgtgaaaaattcctgaatctgtttaaagtcatttgggaaatatttgaaaaagaagggaactgtatacagttgaagtcaaaattatttgcccccttttgatttttttttttcttttttaaatatttcccaaatgatgtttgacagagcaaggaaattttcacagtatgtctgataatattttttcttctaaaaacaagtcttatttgttttatttcggctagaataaaagcagtttttaatttttttaagaaacattttaaggacaaaatgattttcccctttaagctatatttgttttctgaTTTGTTTCTACTTTGTTTTTCCAttattatagaataacttgccaaattaccctaacctgcctagttcaccttattaacctagttaagcctttaaatgtatctttaggctgtatagaagtgtcttgaaaaatatcaagtaaaatattatttactgtcatcatgacaaagataaaataaatagttattagaaatattttttaaaactattatgtttagaaatgtgctgaaacaatcttccctccattaaacagaaattggcgaaaaaaataaacaggggtgctgataatccaggggggctaataattctgacttcaactgtatatattgctcAGAATAATGAGTACACTCCTTGCATATctcttgttttaaattaatactttATATAGGATGCTTTATAGTAATATATCTGCAtgtacattaaattagtcagtaccaaagcctaAACTAGAACTAATTGAGCAAAAAACTAAGATCACAGTGCAAAAATTAGTGCACCCAAATGAATATGTTAGgggaaaataataaagaaaatgttaaaaTCATATTCTTTTACTAGAATACATATTCTATTACTAGTTGctataactattttttaaatagagcTATTAACTAATAGTATTCAGTTGTATTTAAGTGATATTAACATCATAACTGTAATAATCTTCATTACTgttgattttaaaattaatacatttaacagAGTGAGAGAAAAAATCTGAAGAaccataataaatataaaaattactagtttttttttttttttttttacctcatttgaattgaaatgtgttatctttctattcctaaagatgttagatgagcaagcttttattttaatagctataactgtttaataattataatattattataattattaaaaattagtacactcaaattaatatatttgaggaaattattaaagaaaatttttaaatcaaggctgcatggtggctcagtgggtagcacatttgcctcacagcaagaaggtcgctggttcgagcccccacagggtcagttggcgtatctgtgtgaagtttgcatgttctccccatgttggcgtgggtttcctccgggtgctccggtttcccccacagtccaaacacatgcggtacaggtgaactgggtaggctaaattgtccgtagtgtatgagtgtgtatggatgtttcccaatgataggttgcagctggaaggactaagccgaaaagaaaagttATGAATGATGAATTTTAAAATCATTGCTGTAATCTGATCAGTAGCTTTAATCGTATATAAACAATGTTTAAATATAGTTATTAACTAATAATATTCAGTTCTATTTGTTTAAGTGATATTAACATCATAGCTATAATAAATCTGGCTGTTTCCATAACagttgattttaattttaatacattttaacagagtaaaacacaaaaaaatacatagaaTTTagaagtttgtatttatttacttttgcaacacctcatttgaattaaaatgtaatatctttctattcctaaagatgttcgtATATAgctgtttaaaaagtaaatagtCTATTTACTGAgagatttaaacatttatttgagcTCTTTATAAGCCAGTGACTAAAATGAAAGCAACTGTGTCAAATAAAAGCACAGGTGTGGTGTTAAACCTCAATGATTTTTCGCAGAATTTGCCGAAATCGCATTGACAGAGCGTCTGATTTCTTCTTCAGCAAACTGCGGCCAGTCTGAGCTCCTTTCAGACGAGCTTTCATAATGGTCTGAGCCCTGAAGAGACAAAACcagagtaaacacacacacacacacacacacacacaagtaattTTAGACTTATCATGTATGATTCAAAAGGCAAAGATGGAAAATAGATATAGAGGGAGTGAGTTATTTAGGGgcaacacagtggtgcagtggtggGTAACACGTTAGCCTCACAGCTAGAAGTTCGCTGgctcgagccctggctgggtcagttggcatttctttgtggagtttgcacgttctgcatgggtttcctcccacagtccaaagaataattagatttgatatatatatatttatttatttatacaacagttttgtctggttctcaaatctgattggctgatagccgtgcgatattctgcaatatcagaactcctacagcctctttaccctctgtgtattactccgcacacatacagccagcaaaaagcacacactacagatctaaagtttaaaagatgctttctTAACTGTTTAACTGCcagcttatgatttaaatccaagatggaagaaagtagttcctcatacaaaagggtttttgaggctctccatgtttgattttgtttttatatacacaattatgcaatTAAGAGAAAGACCTACTGATATAagatccagaatttgtcccatacatgagctcatttgtcttattttgactgctatgccatcataaatattaaaaataacccatcaaagaaGACTTCCAATAACTGCAAacaactttttaagacagaccatttaaaaacagataattaagaatgtaaacttttggatttcatacagcagcaacccccaccccccacacacacacttttaaaatgtccactacACCCCTGCAAACAATTATAGTCCAAcgtccagctgtgcaagaaaacaccgACTTTGACGTAAGCCAAGTCATCTGTactacaagtaacttttattctgaatcttggaccttattcttgaaagaacaaataaatagCTAAAAGGTTTAAAGCATCAAATGCGGCCCTTGTTAAAGTTAATATTAACTTAAACTTGTAATTAACTTTAACACGGGTCGCATTTGATGCTTTAAACCTTTTAGTTATTTGTATAAATAAGGCTGTTTTTGTTATTCATGAacttctaattattattttttttttacaagagatttAGAAAAATTGTGAGGCTCTACTTTATTGACAGagatatttttaatgtttctatTATTCAGATagtcaaattctgactgaggaaaagttgaatgtgctggccttATTTTACATTAACAAACTCCtctttttctaatgatatatgatgtcatttgtattttttaaaaccaagtatttttcattttttttattctaaatattgaGCAAAATATTATTGTGGTTATGATGATTATCTGaaaagctaattcagctaaaacagtcctttaaatgtcactaaattgcagtatttaaacctcattattgaacaaaaaataaggtgaataactgcaaaagggtcaactatttgagaaaaaaaagaaccaaacttttcaccaggctggctacaggcctgttatATGTGACAAAGGGATGAACCATATaacccgtagtgtatgtgtgtgtgaatgtgagtgtgtatgggtgttttccggtGTTAGGTTGCAtatagaagggcatccgctacgtaaaacatatgctggataagttggcagttcattccgctgtggcaaccccagattaataaagggactaagccgaaaatgaatgaatgaatgagttatttaGCTAGTAAACACCCGCAATACTAATCACCCGTATAACTTAGCTATAGTCAACAGATTGTGTACAACAGTGAGGAAGGGCTCACATGACTGTGAATATGACTTCCTCTTCTGTGAAGAGCTCTAAAATTACTGCACAACTAAGTttcatcttcaaaatatctcaaaACATCGTCATagctaaatattatttatttatattgatgcTATCTGCATTATACAAGTTACATACATTCAAACACATATCATACagcatgattaataaatgttatgAGATTGTGTAACAATAATACGCAAATATGAATTGATTCTATGAAATAATGAAGTTTTGTCGGTGCTAAATTAATATATCATAATACCAAGAGGACTCCAGCGCAATCAAAACCGAATATCATCGTGTTTTGACTGATTTCTGAGtctataaacatattaaatatcgCTATATCAGACACTGTCACGTCGTTTTTTCAAATATCAATGAAATTAATTGACTGTATGAGCAACAATACTCACATTCTAGAGGGGAAAATGTCGATCCGCTCTTTTCCCGACATCTTTCTTCTTTAATTTAAACACTTGATCAATCTGCTGAGACTCTTAGCTGTTAAAATCGTCCAATTAATCAAAGAATAGCGTCGTAATATTGAATGTCACGATTATATGTTTATAGTCGCATCGCTGTGACCCCGACAGACAAGACGCAAGATTTGATCAGCTGACAGGAGGTCATGTGATTCCTGCTGAACGCGGCGATTGGACGCGTCACATCCGTGCGTGAGGTATTAGCATGTCAAAATAAGGGACGCTATtcgttattttcattcattcattcattcattcgttcattttccttcggtttagtccctttattaaacagggtGGCTcacatatgtttcacgcagcggggttgactttccagccgcaacccattactgggaaacatccatacacacacacatacactacggacaatttagcttacccaattcacctgtctttggactgtggttgaaaccagagcacccgtaggaaacccacaccaacacagggagaacatgccaactgaccccgaaccattgaccttcttgctctgaggcgaatgtgctacccactgcgctaccgtgacaccccctgatttattattattattattgcttcaTTAAGAAAATATCACTTTATTCAACTTAACATACTTTATCTTTATTTGTCGTCATGAGATATTTTTTTCTTGGCCAGTCAAGAGAACAAATTGataatgcattttaatgacaaaacatagatatatacacatttatgctGATCAATGTAAGCTGTTCTTAAAGggttacaaaacaccaaaacaaatttttgagatgttgacagtcatatatttatgtatatattcattcattcattcattttcttgtcggcttagtccctttattaacccgggctcgccacagcagaatgaaccgccaacttatccagcaagtttttacgcagcggatgcccttccagccacaacccatctctgggaaacatccacacacacattcactacactactgacaatttagcctacccaattcacctgtaccgcatgtctttggactgtgggggaaaccggaggaaacccacgctaaggcagggagaacatacaaactgcacacaaaaacaccaactgagccgaggttcaaaccagcaacccagcgaccttcttgctgtgaggcgacagcactacctactgcgccactgcctcgcctatatatatatatatatatatatatatatatatatatatatatatatatatatatatatatatatatatatatatatatatatatatatatatatatatatgtatgtatgtatatatatatatatatatatatatatatatcacgagGCGTGCGATGGCATGAGGCCGCtagccgagtgccttagtgcccccaccagtgccgatatgcaaccatattgcactgctacccttgtgatattgcgtttattcaacagtttgacggcataattgtgtatataagaaaacaaaattaaacatggagagtcttaaaaacccttttgtatgaggaactactttcttccgccttggattcaaatcataagctgacagttaaatagttaaaagcatcttttaaactttagatctgtagtgtctgctttttgctggctgtatgtgtgcggagtaatacacaaagggtaaagaggctgtaggagttctgatattgcagaatatcacagctttcagccaatcagatttaaaaaaaacaagaaagaactgttgtgtgtgtgtgtgtgtatatatatatatatatatatatatatatatatatatatatatatatatatatatatatatatgtatgtatgtatgtatgtatgtatatatatatatatatatatatatatatatatatatatatatatatatatatatatatatatacacatacagggccggagcaagctaaactgccgctctaggcagaggacgatcacgccgcctccaaccccaatgtgaaaacgaatgtgaccggttatgaaaaagTGAGGTGACGCGGACCTCTGTTCTGCCGCTCTAtgcgcggacataactgaggacgggCGGGTGTTGCGGAccactattctgccgccctacaagtagttcctcatacaaaagggtttttgaggctctccatgtttgatttttgtttttatatacacaattatgccgtcaaactgttgtataaacgcaatatcacacgagtagcagtgcgatatggctgtatatcagcactggtggaggcactaaggcactcggctaGCGGCCTTGTGTcgtcgcacgcctcccaccagtgccgatatacagccatatcacactgctactcatgtgatattgctcatatatgccACATTGCTAAAAAtcttaggcgaggcagtggcgcagtaggtagtgctgttgcctcacagcaagaaggtcgctgggtcgctggttcggctcagttggcgtttctgtgtggagtttgcaatgcatgttctccctgccttcgcgtgggtttcctccgggtgcttcggtttcccccacagtctaaaaacatgtggtacaggtgaattgggtaggctaaattgtccgtagtgtatgagtgtgtgtgtgagtgtgtttgtggatgtttcccagagatgggttgcggctggaagggcatccgctgcgtaaattgctggataagttggcggttcattccgctgtggcaaccccggattaataaagggactaagccgaaaagaaaatgaatgaatgaatgaatgaatgaatgaatgaatgaatgaaaaatgtgacagggcctgacttaaGTTTGtcatcctcaaaaaaaaaaaagtcatactaaaacaagcataaaatcatacaattcaatgatagaacgCATCCTCGATCATTGTCAGCTTCTTCTCCATCAAATTATGTCACTTTCGAGTCATAGCCTAAAACATGTTGGCCATAGGTCtcgaactcaattcctggagggccgcagctctgcacagttttgctccaaccctaatcaaacacagctgatgcaactaatcaaggtgttcaagacttaCACGAATAAGCAGGTgagagttggaggtggttgaagctaaactgtgcagagctgcgaccctccaTGAATTAAGTTTGAGTCTATTGGTGTAGGCTTTTGCACGCATTTCATGttgaatttaatgcaaatgtgaccagactgacagaagcatgaggacaaaatagtattaatttgtattatgtatttgtagaaattattcttttatgtttttaatcaattgatgtgaatgataacaacaGATTTTAGcagaacaaaactattaaagctgtaggtctATGGGCTGaggacaagttttgtacagtgcaaagtgtttttaataaagaaaaaaatcagagaaacaaatgaatgacatattcctttacagaataACTCGCAGacatcaaccatcagtccattttagacatttctgggatgaaatactttttattcactgtaggGCATATGCGGAGCTAGAGTTTTTTCAGTGTCTTCCCATACCGATATACTTCCTGTGAATGGTTAATGTGACCTTTTCAATTCAATACAGTAATCGGTAATGTAATCAAAATATTATCAGTTAAATATACTTCATCATTCAGTTAGTTGTTGAACCAAAAACGGATATGAAAAGCTGATTACTCGCACGCGCctgtcagaatcagcaggctagcgcagaagctccattgaatatacctggagaaaataaatgttcctattttaaagacatggcggggaaaatgtaatttaatgcagtactTCTTGTACATTCTAATACCCACTTTATAGCGTATACCATTTAGGCGGTAAAGATTTTTacagaaaacctttttttttttttttttttttttacagaaaacagaccttaaacgcgccgattgACTgataaattaaaagtccttctgcgtATACcctatttatgttttcatttcaatgacagataatgtacgtttctggcatagatatatacatctatatgtatatatctatgcgtttctggtagaatgtcccatttTTATGtgtaaaagtgacttttattttgaagtgtgATCGATAGATTCCGCGATGATGCAACATCCCCGTCGTGTACACCGCTTTCTGCAGGCTTCGCTCTTTTTCGTGTCTCAGGATCAATGGCAAACTAACACTCGCGGAAAAACTGCAGTTTCTGGAGAATTTAAGGGTTTAAAGTGAGCCGTTCGTGACACCTGTCAGGTGGGCTTGATTTTCCTGATATCTGCGGTGTTTGGGGGCCTGATGAGCGGGTTTTCTGGCTGATTTAATGAGTGTTTTAACGGCTGCTGTCAGAAAGCATGTGCGCTCGGGCTCATTCGCGTTTAGCTGAAGTCGGTTATACACTCGCGCTCTCTGACGGAAgcgttcaataaataaataaacagtgaagCAGGCTTTAAAAAGGCTAATAGAGATTACACACTGTTAGGTTACAGCATACATTATATGTATTGCTAACTGCTACtctgtgttttaaaataaaagctgGTAAACACTGTTATCTCTATGGAAGGttgtattgaggtaaagttggttttacattcacacattcagactgtttcctaacccttatgtactgttggggatgttttcatccactttggGGTGATTTTGAGCCCTGATTTGGCCAgaactttctctgtttcagctagcagaatgattttaggtggtattttgacacattttttggggggggaaatgctttgaattaaaaataagAGTCAGCAAttcactctgggcaaattgacaaCCCTTTTGGCATGttcagaatgaaaacatccactgaattaattaaattgaggtaaagttgcttttatattcgcacatttttttaaaaatttaaacttcaaATAACAAACAGGCATTTTCAGCTTCCATTGTTATACTGTCGTAAATTCGACgtcttatcaattagaaattatcagaccagaggttttgaatatcagaaaatagactttattctccataataaagccgaaaaagagcagagcagaccccagagcattctgaagtctctcctggacaccttctaaaatatctgtgtttgttacaatttttatacaggattatttgacacacccctaagtctctttttaactct
Protein-coding sequences here:
- the atp6v1d gene encoding V-type proton ATPase subunit D isoform X1, whose product is MSGKERIDIFPSRMAQTIMKARLKGAQTGRSLLKKKSDALSMRFRQILRKIIETKTLMGEVMREAAFSLAEAKFAAGDFSTTVIQNVNKAQVKVRAKKDNVAGVTLPVFEHYQEGGDSYELTGLARGGEQLSRLKRNYAKAVELLVELASLQTSFVTLDEAIKITNRRVNAIEHVIIPRIERTLTYIITELDEREREEFYRLKKIQEKKKQLRERTEKEIAKRLAALGPIAEPTNMLTEEADEDLLFE